From one Marmota flaviventris isolate mMarFla1 chromosome 1, mMarFla1.hap1, whole genome shotgun sequence genomic stretch:
- the Zc3hav1l gene encoding zinc finger CCCH-type antiviral protein 1-like codes for MADLTVCSFLTKVLCANGGRMFLQDLRGHVELSEAKLRDVLQRAGPERFLLQEVEMKEGLWDAEAEAAAGAGSGGGASAWRVVAVSSVRLCARYQRGECQACDQLHFCRRHMLGKCPHRDCWSTCSLSHDIHTPVNIQVLKNHGIFGLNEAQLRILLLQNDPCLLPEVCLLYNKGGDPLYGYCNLKDKCTKFHVCKAFVRGECKLQTCKRSHQLIHATALKLLQEQGLSIPSVVNFQIISAYKHMELHKMLENKDNSATECSQGLEKQRTQEARAGEGRPLVPIPAQSARKPYPGKP; via the exons ATGGCGGACCTCACGGTGTGCTCCTTCCTCACCAAGGTGCTGTGCGCCAACGGCGGCCGCATGTTCCTGCAGGACCTGCGCGGCCACGTGGAGCTGTCGGAGGCGAAGCTCCGGGACGTGCTGCAGCGGGCCGGGCCCGAGCGCTTCCTGCTGCAGGAGGTGGAGATGAAGGAGGGCCTCTGGGACGCCGAGGCGGAGGCGGCGGCGGGCGCGGGCAGCGGCGGCGGCGCCTCGGCCTGGAGGGTGGTGGCCGTGTCCTCCGTGCGCCTCTGCGCCCGCTACCAGCGCGGGGAGTGCCAGGCCTGCGACCAGCTGCACTTCTGCCGAcggcacatgctgggcaagtgccccCACCGCGACTGCTG GTCTACCTGTTCCCTTTCTCATGATATCCACACACCTGTCAACATCCAAGTCCTGAAAAACCACGGGATTTTTGGCCTCAATGAAGCCCAGCTTCGGATCCTGCTTTTGCAGAACGACCCCTGCCTTTTGCCAGAG GTCTGTTTGCTGTACAACAAAGGTGGGGATCCCCTCTATGGTTACTGCAACCTCAAGGATAAATGCACCAAGTTCCACGTGTGCAAAGCCTTCGTCAGGGGAGAGTGCAAGCTACAGACCTGCAAACGGTCCCATCAGCTCATTCATGCTACAGCCCTGAAGTTGCTACAGGAGCAAGGACTGAGTATTCCAAGTGTCGTTAATTTTCAGATCATTTCTGCCTACAAGCATATGGAGCTGCACAAGATGCTTGAAAATAAAG atAACTCAGCTACTGAGTGTTCACAGGGCCTTGAAAAACAGAGAACACAGGAGGCCAGGGCTGGAGAAGGCAGGCCTCTGGTCCCCATCCCTGCTCAGTCAGCCAGGAAGCCCTACCCAGGTAAACCGTAA